From one Orcinus orca chromosome 10, mOrcOrc1.1, whole genome shotgun sequence genomic stretch:
- the HRH1 gene encoding histamine H1 receptor yields the protein MTLPNSSSVLEDKMCEGNKTTTPNPQMMPLVVVLSAISLVTVGLNLLVLYAVHSERKLHTVGNLYIVSLSVADLIVGAVVMPVNILYLLMSRWSLGRPLCLFWLSMDYVASTASIFSIFILCVDRYRSVQQPLRYLRYRTKTRASATILAAWFLSFLWVIPILGWQRFMSKTSGHREDKCETDFYNVTWFKVMTAIINFYLPTSLMLWFYAKIYKAVQQHCQQRELINGSLPSFSEDKLKPEDLRVGAKKPGKESSGEVLKRKPKDAGGGPVLKPASQDPKEIKSPGVSSQEKDGGLDKFHCSPLNIVQTQMEADGSGREYVAISQSQSQLEMGEQGLNTHGAKEILEDQILGDSQSFSRTDSDTAPELARGEAKSNSESSTGLDYIKFTWKRLCSHSRQYVSVLHVNRERKAAKQLGFIMVAFIVCWIPYFIFFMVIAFCESCCNQHVHMFTIWLGYINSTLNPLIYPLCNENFKKTFKKILHIRS from the coding sequence ATGACCCTTCCCAATTCCTCCAGCGTCTTGGAAGACAAGATGTGTGAGGGGAACAAGACCACCACGCCCAACCCCCAAATGATGCCCCTGGTGGTGGTCCTGAGCGCCATCTCCTTGGTCACAGTGGGACTCAACCTGCTGGTCCTGTATGCTGTGCACAGCGAGCGGAAGCTACACACGGTGGGGAACCTGTACATTGTCAGCCTCTCGGTGGCCGATCTGATTGTGGGGGCCGTCGTCATGCCCGTGAACATCCTCTACCTCCTCATGTCCAGGTGGTCCCTGGGACGCCCTCTCTGCCTCTTTTGGCTTTCCATGGACTATGTGGCCAGCACAGCGTCCATTTTCAGCATCTTCATCTTGTGCGTTGATCGCTACCGCTCTGTGCAGCAGCCCCTCAGATACCTGAGGTATCGCACCAAGACCCGAGCGTCGGCCACCATCTTGGCAGCctggtttctctccttcctgtGGGTTATTCCCATTCTGGGCTGGCAGCGCTTCATGTCGAAGACCTCAGGGCACCGGGAGGACAAGTGCGAGACGGACTTCTACAATGTCACCTGGTTCAAGGTCATGACTGCCATCATCAACTTCTACCTGCCCACCTCGCTCATGCTCTGGTTCTACGCTAAGATCTACAAGGCTGTACAGCAGCACTGTCAGCAGCGGGAGCTCATCAACGGATCCCTCCCGTCCTTCTCTGAAGACAAGCTGAAGCCAGAGGACCTCAGGGTGGGCGCTAAGAAACCAGGGAAGGAGTCTTCCGGGGAAGTTCTGAAAAGGAAGCCGAAAGATGCCGGTGGTGGACCTGTCTTGAAGCCAGCATCCCAAGACCCAAAGGAGATAAAGTCTCCAGGTGTCTCCAGCCAAGAGAAGGATGGAGGACTGGACAAATTCCATTGCTCCCCACTTAACATTGTGCAGACGCAGATGGAGGCAGACGGGAGTGGCCGGGAGTACGTAGCCATcagccagagccagagccagcTCGAGATGGGCGAGCAGGGCCTGAACACGCATGGGGCCAAGGAGATACTAGAGGATCAGATCCTAGGTGACAGCCAGTCCTTCTCCCGGACAGACTCAGACACCGCCCCAGAGTTGGCACGAGGGGAAGCCAAATCGAACAGTGAGTCTAGCACAGGCCTGGATTATATCAAGTTCACCTGGAAGAGGCTTTGCTCACATTCAAGACAGTACGTGTCTGTGTTGCACGTGAACCGAGAACGGAAGGCCGCCAAACAATTGGGTTTTATCATGGTGGCCTTCATCGTTTGCTGGATTCCTTACTTCATCTTCTTCATGGTCATTGCCTTCTGCGAGAGCTGCTGTAACCAACATGTGCACATGTTCACCATCTGGCTGGGCTACATCAACTCCACGTTGAACCCCCTCATCTACCCCTTGTGCAACGAGAACTTCAAGAAGACGTTCAAGAAAATTCTGCACATTCGCTCCTAA